One genomic window of Nitrosomonas sp. Is35 includes the following:
- a CDS encoding SAM-dependent methyltransferase, whose protein sequence is MPGKLYLIPTPISQENMAWALPTAVQQCIEELSYFIVEHPKTARQFLRQLNCKLPLQDLHMQTLNEHTPAKDVRALLDPLLAGHDVGLLSEAGCPAVADPGAELVRLAHKNNIVVTPLVGPSAILLALMASGLNGQRFAFHGYLPVESVARANRIVELEKLSISLQQTQIFIEAPYRNQKLLEQLVSVCRDSTDLCVASHLTFSSELVMTKPVKEWRRSLPDINKIPAIFLLHG, encoded by the coding sequence ATGCCCGGAAAACTGTATTTAATCCCAACTCCGATCAGTCAGGAAAATATGGCTTGGGCTTTGCCTACGGCAGTGCAGCAATGTATCGAGGAATTATCCTATTTTATCGTCGAACATCCGAAAACTGCGCGGCAATTTCTGAGACAACTGAATTGCAAATTGCCTTTGCAGGACTTGCACATGCAAACTTTGAATGAACATACGCCCGCAAAGGATGTGCGGGCGTTGCTCGATCCATTGCTGGCCGGACATGATGTTGGTTTGTTGTCGGAAGCGGGATGTCCGGCAGTGGCGGATCCGGGGGCCGAATTGGTCCGCCTGGCGCATAAAAACAATATTGTCGTGACGCCGCTGGTTGGCCCTTCAGCCATTTTGCTGGCGCTGATGGCATCGGGTTTGAACGGACAACGGTTTGCTTTTCATGGCTATTTGCCGGTGGAAAGTGTTGCGCGGGCAAACAGAATTGTTGAACTGGAAAAATTATCGATCAGTTTGCAGCAGACGCAGATTTTTATCGAAGCGCCGTACCGCAACCAAAAATTACTGGAGCAACTGGTTAGTGTGTGCCGTGACAGTACGGACTTATGCGTGGCAAGTCATCTTACCTTTTCCAGCGAGTTGGTTATGACCAAACCGGTCAAGGAATGGCGGCGTTCGCTGCCGGATATCAATAAGATACCGGCTATTTTTTTATTGCACGGATAA
- the gloA gene encoding lactoylglutathione lyase, which produces MRILHTMLRVGNLDKSLAFYTQVLGMKLLRRKDYPDGKFTLAFVGYQDEASGAVLELTHNWDTPSYNLGDGFGHIAVEVDDAYQACENTRKMGGKVTREAGPMKHGTTVIAFIEDPDGYKIEFIQKKQPGQ; this is translated from the coding sequence ATGCGCATTTTGCATACCATGCTTCGCGTCGGCAATCTCGACAAATCACTGGCATTTTATACGCAAGTGCTGGGTATGAAGCTGCTGCGCCGCAAAGATTATCCCGACGGTAAATTCACCCTTGCTTTCGTCGGCTATCAGGACGAAGCCAGCGGCGCTGTTCTGGAGCTGACGCACAATTGGGACACACCGTCGTACAACCTGGGTGATGGCTTCGGTCACATTGCCGTCGAAGTGGACGATGCTTACCAAGCCTGCGAAAATACCAGAAAAATGGGCGGCAAAGTAACCCGCGAAGCGGGCCCGATGAAGCACGGCACAACGGTGATTGCATTTATCGAAGACCCCGACGGATACAAAATCGAATTCATTCAGAAAAAACAACCCGGTCAGTAA
- a CDS encoding rubredoxin, with protein sequence MPTEENREFNRYMCLICGYIYDEALGSPDEGIAPGTRWEDVPINWTCPECGARKEDFEMVKI encoded by the coding sequence ATGCCTACCGAAGAGAATCGTGAATTCAATCGTTACATGTGCTTAATTTGCGGCTATATCTATGATGAAGCCTTGGGATCTCCGGATGAAGGCATTGCACCGGGCACGCGCTGGGAAGATGTGCCGATCAACTGGACTTGCCCGGAATGCGGCGCACGTAAAGAAGATTTTGAGATGGTGAAAATATAA
- the thiD gene encoding bifunctional hydroxymethylpyrimidine kinase/phosphomethylpyrimidine kinase, with the protein MLQPPPIVLSFAANDPTGGAGLQADLLTIASMGCHPLSVMTAITVQDTTGVDDVMALDPEWIADQARAVLEDMPVHAFKIGLLGSVEIIAAIAEVISDYPHIPLVMDPVLTSGRGDELANDEMIDAMRELLLPQVTILTPNSLEARHLAQQDNDSSENKLDLSLCAQRLLHMGCEYVLITGTHENTAQVTNTLFAADGIVRADHWERLEHTYHGSGCTLASAIAASLANGLSITDSVLEAQDYTWHTLQAGFRPGMGQYIPNRLFWARDTEDDHDHDHEDKS; encoded by the coding sequence ATGTTACAGCCACCCCCAATCGTACTTTCTTTTGCAGCCAATGACCCCACCGGCGGAGCAGGTCTGCAGGCTGATCTGCTCACCATTGCCAGTATGGGGTGCCACCCGTTATCGGTGATGACCGCTATTACGGTGCAAGATACAACCGGCGTGGATGATGTCATGGCGCTGGATCCCGAATGGATTGCCGATCAGGCCCGGGCGGTATTGGAAGATATGCCGGTGCATGCATTCAAAATCGGTTTATTGGGCAGCGTTGAGATTATCGCCGCGATCGCCGAAGTGATTTCCGATTATCCGCATATTCCGCTGGTAATGGATCCGGTATTAACCTCCGGGCGCGGGGATGAGCTGGCGAACGATGAGATGATCGATGCGATGCGGGAATTATTACTGCCGCAAGTCACCATATTGACGCCCAATAGCCTGGAAGCCAGGCATCTCGCGCAGCAGGACAATGATAGCAGCGAAAACAAACTGGATTTAAGTCTTTGCGCGCAGCGGTTACTGCATATGGGATGCGAATATGTGCTGATCACCGGCACGCACGAGAATACCGCCCAGGTGACGAACACGCTCTTTGCCGCGGATGGCATTGTGCGCGCGGATCATTGGGAAAGGCTGGAGCATACCTATCACGGTTCGGGTTGCACGCTGGCCTCGGCGATAGCCGCTTCATTGGCCAATGGATTGTCCATCACCGACAGCGTGCTGGAAGCGCAGGACTATACCTGGCATACACTGCAAGCAGGATTCCGTCCCGGCATGGGACAATATATCCCCAACCGGCTTTTCTGGGCTAGAGATACCGAAGACGACCACGATCATGATCACGAAGATAAGAGCTAG
- the thiE gene encoding thiamine phosphate synthase — translation MRNPRISGLYAITPDLSDTDDLLNKTQQALEGGARLVQYRNKSADKMLLKEQAKSLLQLCRAYEIPLIINDHIDLAMAIDADGVHVGLGDIPVSAARERLGQGKIVGASCYNNLHLALQAEESGSDYVAFGAFFPSATKTDTVPVSTNLVDYAKQKVTVPIVGIGGIRLINAAAVIESGCDAIAVCNDLFGTENITVKALQYTQLFAEKSKHNVI, via the coding sequence TTGAGAAACCCAAGGATTAGCGGGCTGTACGCGATAACGCCGGATCTGAGCGATACGGATGATTTGCTCAATAAAACGCAGCAGGCGCTGGAAGGCGGCGCGCGGCTTGTGCAATATCGCAATAAATCTGCGGATAAGATGTTGCTGAAGGAACAAGCTAAATCATTGCTGCAACTGTGCAGGGCGTACGAAATTCCTTTGATCATCAACGATCATATTGATTTGGCGATGGCAATCGATGCGGATGGCGTGCATGTGGGACTGGGCGATATACCGGTTAGCGCTGCGCGCGAACGGTTGGGGCAAGGAAAAATTGTCGGCGCATCGTGTTATAACAATCTGCATCTGGCGCTTCAGGCGGAAGAATCGGGGTCGGATTATGTGGCTTTCGGCGCATTTTTTCCTTCGGCGACTAAAACGGATACAGTACCGGTTTCAACCAATCTGGTTGATTATGCCAAACAGAAAGTAACGGTTCCCATTGTAGGGATCGGCGGTATCCGGTTAATCAATGCTGCGGCGGTTATCGAAAGCGGATGCGACGCGATAGCTGTTTGCAATGATTTGTTCGGTACGGAAAATATCACGGTAAAAGCGCTGCAATACACTCAGTTATTTGCAGAAAAATCAAAACATAATGTAATTTAA